Proteins found in one Nocardia brasiliensis ATCC 700358 genomic segment:
- a CDS encoding response regulator transcription factor, which translates to MTLAEGGENVSRRIGVVEDHESVAIGLAAMLAPEPDLDLVLTAGTVPELLAAAQNLPQLDLVMLDLRLADGSNPEDNVRTLRDRLGIEVLIFTGADNAFLVRSAARAGVLGVVRKSEDVQTVVAAVRRAASGEQVVTTDWAAAIDGDPQLSDLRLSPRQQEVLTLYASGEKASRVARLTGLSEQTVNDYLGRIRQKYADAGRPAPTKTDLYKRAVEDGWLPVPERNSRT; encoded by the coding sequence GTGACGTTGGCCGAAGGGGGCGAAAACGTGTCGCGCCGGATCGGAGTGGTCGAAGACCATGAATCAGTCGCGATCGGGCTGGCCGCCATGCTGGCGCCGGAACCCGATCTCGATTTGGTGCTGACCGCCGGTACGGTGCCGGAACTGCTGGCCGCCGCGCAGAATCTGCCGCAACTCGACCTGGTCATGCTCGATCTGCGACTGGCCGACGGGTCGAACCCCGAGGACAACGTGCGCACCCTGCGCGACCGCCTCGGGATCGAGGTGCTGATCTTCACCGGCGCCGACAACGCGTTCCTGGTGCGTTCCGCGGCCCGGGCCGGCGTGCTCGGCGTGGTGCGCAAGTCCGAGGACGTGCAGACCGTGGTCGCTGCTGTGCGCCGCGCGGCCTCCGGCGAGCAGGTGGTGACCACCGACTGGGCCGCCGCTATCGACGGTGACCCGCAACTGTCCGATCTCCGCCTGAGCCCGCGACAGCAAGAGGTGCTCACGCTTTACGCGTCGGGTGAGAAAGCCTCCCGCGTCGCGCGGCTGACCGGCCTGTCCGAGCAGACGGTCAACGACTACCTCGGTCGCATCCGGCAGAAGTACGCCGACGCGGGACGCCCGGCGCCGACCAAGACCGACCTGTACAAGCGGGCGGTGGAGGACGGGTGGCTACCGGTGCCCGAGCGGAACTCGC